A DNA window from Paraclostridium bifermentans contains the following coding sequences:
- a CDS encoding SPOR domain-containing protein, with the protein MNKRRNIYRGMNRRRNHISKGITVGLVVVVLAGGAFFIKKSDFSFTEKISSLNIFNKKELGFKEFSYKDLLGKGDDSKKEAKTEDKSKDKEVKKEQEVSNVSNENAKVATVKDWGIYSIQIAAIDNEEELKQIQNKLSELKVPFSTVEVDKVQKVQTYPSFKEEESRKNLETLKKDFPDAFVTKLEIPMLSLQYTEKYSYVESICGELNNLITNFEEESKVWDKNESNIDKENYKNIINNRISILDKIEKNAKDIDYDGMKGFKENLLKYTESVKDKSKNSMEMVEKDQFNISESLLMSSMQGYYSFINSIKSI; encoded by the coding sequence ATGAATAAGAGAAGAAATATCTATAGAGGTATGAATAGAAGAAGAAACCATATATCAAAAGGTATAACTGTAGGACTAGTTGTAGTTGTATTAGCAGGAGGAGCATTTTTTATAAAAAAATCTGATTTTAGTTTTACAGAAAAGATAAGCAGTTTAAATATTTTCAATAAAAAAGAGTTAGGATTTAAAGAATTTTCATATAAAGACTTATTAGGAAAAGGCGATGATTCTAAAAAAGAAGCAAAAACAGAAGATAAAAGTAAAGATAAAGAAGTGAAAAAAGAACAAGAAGTATCAAATGTTAGTAATGAAAATGCAAAAGTAGCAACTGTTAAAGATTGGGGAATATATTCAATTCAAATAGCTGCAATAGATAATGAAGAAGAGTTAAAGCAAATACAAAATAAATTAAGTGAATTAAAAGTACCATTTTCTACTGTTGAAGTAGACAAAGTTCAAAAGGTTCAAACATATCCTTCATTTAAAGAAGAAGAAAGCAGAAAGAATTTAGAGACATTAAAAAAAGATTTTCCAGATGCTTTTGTAACTAAATTAGAAATACCTATGCTTAGCTTGCAGTATACAGAAAAGTATTCTTATGTAGAAAGTATCTGTGGGGAGTTAAATAATTTAATAACTAACTTTGAAGAAGAATCTAAAGTATGGGATAAAAATGAAAGTAATATAGATAAAGAAAACTATAAAAATATAATTAATAACAGGATATCTATTTTAGATAAAATAGAAAAAAATGCAAAAGATATTGATTATGATGGAATGAAAGGATTTAAGGAGAACCTACTAAAGTATACAGAGTCTGTAAAAGATAAATCGAAAAATAGCATGGAAATGGTAGAAAAAGACCAATTTAATATAAGTGAAAGTTTACTAATGTCATCTATGCAAGGATATTATAGCTTTATAAATTCTATTAAATCTATTTAA
- a CDS encoding ABC transporter substrate-binding protein, which translates to MKRIKVVTVIMTIMLAVSGCGKGDSNKDKNEKQNVSENNNLEYIHLSMVNPETINPINNNNQSVGYILDLVYDSLFTIDSNYNAVPQLVEEYSMASDGRSINIKLKDVNWHNGKPVTSDDVEFTIDSIKRSENSSYKPLVENISSVTSTDNKNLTIHFTQPYAFSIDNLIFPIVSKSELSGLNVAESKDYKNNMVGSGAYKISKFNKKSNMVLTLNEDYYDKEKIKDAKKEINVMIVPDEAAQVSMTLALSSDITKVGISDLSEFQEDEFKITNYEGRGYEYMIFNYSNPIMNDINFRKAISYGIDKKKILSEAYLGNVSDVNFPLHSKSKYYDSSIKPIGYNVEKAKESLGKIDIDKVNSNAAGKDDASKKEENNKKEENNKKEEAAKKEENSKKEETNKESKEAKKAREEKEKSEKLKEAIKNLNLKIVVNKENSERVKAAHLIRENLNEMGIKSTVEELEGDALAQALDKKEYDLALVGWELSSVPDATDIINYSGYTNEKLTNYLNSLKSSKSVDDTKSIYKSIQKYVNDNVAFVSLGITDDYLVTNKRITGNLKPNDFDIYEGIYNLGFKE; encoded by the coding sequence ATGAAAAGAATTAAAGTAGTGACGGTTATTATGACTATTATGCTTGCTGTTTCTGGGTGTGGCAAAGGTGATAGTAACAAAGACAAAAATGAAAAGCAAAATGTAAGTGAAAATAATAATTTAGAATATATACATTTATCTATGGTAAATCCTGAAACAATAAATCCTATAAATAATAATAATCAATCTGTTGGATATATTTTGGATTTAGTTTATGATAGCTTATTTACAATAGATAGTAACTATAATGCCGTTCCACAATTAGTAGAGGAGTACTCTATGGCATCTGACGGTAGAAGTATAAATATAAAATTAAAAGATGTTAACTGGCATAATGGTAAGCCTGTTACATCTGATGATGTAGAGTTCACAATAGACTCAATAAAGAGGTCAGAAAATAGTTCGTATAAACCTTTAGTTGAAAATATATCATCAGTAACTTCTACAGATAATAAAAATTTAACTATACACTTTACTCAACCGTATGCATTTTCTATAGATAATTTAATATTTCCTATAGTTAGTAAATCAGAATTAAGTGGATTAAATGTAGCAGAGTCAAAAGATTATAAAAATAACATGGTTGGAAGTGGAGCATATAAAATATCTAAATTTAATAAAAAATCTAATATGGTATTAACACTTAATGAAGATTACTATGATAAAGAGAAAATAAAAGATGCAAAAAAAGAGATTAATGTAATGATTGTACCAGACGAGGCAGCTCAAGTTTCTATGACTTTAGCTTTATCAAGTGATATAACTAAGGTTGGAATTAGTGATTTAAGTGAATTCCAAGAAGATGAATTTAAAATTACTAATTATGAAGGAAGAGGATATGAATATATGATATTTAATTATAGTAATCCTATAATGAATGATATCAATTTTAGAAAAGCAATTTCATATGGTATAGATAAAAAGAAAATTCTATCGGAAGCTTATTTAGGGAATGTATCAGATGTTAATTTCCCATTACATTCTAAGTCTAAATATTATGATTCAAGTATAAAACCAATAGGATATAATGTTGAAAAAGCTAAAGAAAGCTTAGGCAAAATAGACATAGATAAAGTTAATTCTAATGCTGCAGGCAAAGATGATGCTTCTAAAAAAGAAGAAAATAATAAAAAAGAAGAAAATAATAAAAAAGAAGAAGCAGCTAAAAAGGAAGAAAATAGTAAGAAAGAAGAAACAAATAAAGAATCTAAAGAAGCTAAAAAAGCAAGAGAAGAAAAAGAAAAAAGTGAAAAATTAAAAGAAGCTATTAAGAATTTAAATTTAAAAATAGTTGTAAATAAAGAAAATAGTGAAAGAGTTAAAGCTGCCCACTTAATAAGAGAAAATCTAAATGAGATGGGAATAAAATCTACTGTAGAAGAACTTGAAGGGGATGCGTTAGCTCAAGCATTAGATAAAAAGGAATATGATTTAGCGTTAGTTGGATGGGAATTATCATCAGTGCCAGACGCTACAGATATAATAAACTACAGTGGATACACTAATGAAAAATTAACAAATTATCTAAATTCATTAAAAAGTTCTAAGAGTGTAGATGATACGAAGAGTATATATAAATCTATTCAAAAATACGTTAATGACAATGTAGCATTTGTAAGTTTAGGTATAACTGATGATTATTTAGTAACAAATAAAAGAATAACAGGAAATTTAAAACCTAATGACTTTGATATATATGAAGGTATATACAACCTAGGTTTTAAAGAATAA
- a CDS encoding heavy-metal-associated domain-containing protein: MRKKLLVDGMSCMNCVRHLKEALQEDIKGVEVIDISLENKCAVVEVNDNVSDEMIKAVIDDLGYELKGIE; encoded by the coding sequence ATGAGAAAAAAATTATTAGTAGATGGAATGAGTTGTATGAATTGTGTGAGACATCTTAAAGAAGCTCTACAAGAAGATATAAAAGGTGTAGAAGTAATAGATATAAGCTTAGAAAATAAATGTGCTGTAGTTGAAGTAAATGATAATGTATCTGATGAGATGATAAAAGCAGTAATAGATGATTTAGGATATGAGTTAAAAGGAATAGAATAA
- the rsxC gene encoding electron transport complex subunit RsxC encodes MKLLTFKGGIHPPYRKEYTNNKPLEKAKDPKVVYISMQQHIGAPAKPIVKLGDVVCVGQKIGEMQGFVSANIHSSVSGTVIGIKDIDVPGGVSTCVIIESDFKNTVHESVKPKGSLESLTKEEIIESIKEAGIVGMGGATFPTHVKISPPPDKKIDFVILNGAECEPYLTADHRLMIENPEDVVFGLQVLMKALNVDKGYIGIEVNKPDAIESITKVASQINNIEVVGLEIKYPQGAEKQLIYACTNREVPSGGLPMDAGAVVNNVGTAAQIAKTIKTGMPLVERITTITGNCIQEPKNLVTKVGTLFSEIIEECGGLKTDKKVGKIIMGGPMMGIAQYTTNIPTNKGTSGILCLDEAEATIPKPNNCLRCGKCLDVCPAFLQPLYISAYSLKGDFESSEKFRALDCIECGSCSFICPARRPLLQSIRVAKKEIIALKRKQSNK; translated from the coding sequence ATGAAGCTCTTAACTTTCAAAGGAGGGATACATCCTCCATACAGAAAAGAGTATACCAACAACAAACCGCTAGAAAAAGCTAAAGATCCTAAAGTTGTATACATTTCAATGCAACAACATATAGGAGCACCAGCAAAACCTATAGTAAAATTAGGTGATGTGGTTTGTGTAGGTCAAAAGATTGGTGAAATGCAAGGTTTTGTATCTGCAAACATTCATTCATCAGTGTCAGGAACAGTAATAGGAATAAAAGATATTGACGTTCCTGGGGGAGTAAGCACATGTGTAATAATAGAAAGCGATTTCAAAAATACTGTGCACGAAAGCGTGAAGCCTAAAGGGAGTTTAGAAAGTTTAACAAAAGAAGAAATAATAGAAAGTATCAAAGAAGCAGGCATTGTTGGAATGGGAGGAGCTACATTCCCAACACATGTGAAAATTTCTCCACCTCCAGATAAAAAGATAGATTTTGTCATATTAAATGGAGCAGAATGCGAGCCATATTTAACGGCAGATCACAGATTAATGATTGAAAATCCAGAAGATGTTGTATTTGGATTACAAGTTCTTATGAAGGCATTAAACGTAGATAAGGGTTACATAGGAATAGAAGTAAATAAGCCAGATGCAATAGAGTCTATTACAAAAGTGGCAAGCCAAATAAATAATATAGAAGTTGTAGGTCTTGAGATTAAATACCCTCAAGGGGCAGAAAAACAACTTATATATGCTTGCACAAATAGAGAAGTACCATCAGGTGGACTTCCAATGGATGCAGGAGCTGTTGTAAACAATGTAGGTACAGCTGCACAAATAGCAAAAACTATAAAAACAGGTATGCCTCTTGTAGAAAGGATAACAACTATAACTGGAAATTGTATACAAGAACCAAAAAATCTTGTAACTAAAGTAGGTACACTTTTCTCTGAAATTATAGAAGAGTGTGGAGGACTTAAAACTGATAAAAAAGTTGGAAAAATAATAATGGGTGGACCTATGATGGGGATAGCTCAATACACTACAAACATACCTACTAATAAGGGTACATCAGGAATATTATGTTTAGATGAAGCTGAAGCGACTATTCCTAAACCTAATAACTGTTTAAGATGTGGTAAGTGTCTAGATGTCTGTCCAGCATTTTTACAACCGTTATACATAAGTGCGTATAGCTTAAAAGGAGATTTTGAATCATCTGAAAAATTTAGAGCGCTAGATTGTATAGAGTGTGGATCATGTTCATTTATATGTCCAGCAAGAAGACCTCTACTTCAATCAATTAGAGTAGCTAAAAAAGAAATAATTGCATTAAAAAGAAAGCAATCAAATAAGTAA
- the rocF gene encoding arginase, translating into MNINIIGVPTFYGCDKLGPQLGPDKLREKGIIQTIKKYNHQVYDLGNLYVESVDESEKFASHSDMKYFKPLLDINTNLAHAVNTSLKTGYFPLIVGGDHSIALGSISGVSEYFDKKFAVVWFDAHGDINTFETSESKNVHGMPLASLMGYGHSELKNLYTENIKISEDNVYHIGGRDIDSGEKEFIQNTNMNMYYPEDLTNKGVDSVISCILSSLHSKNIQAIHISFDLDFIDSQYVPGTGTRVENGFTVDESKYLLAKLLESGLVKSMDLVELNPALDKDDITADIAIDIVDTVFKNLK; encoded by the coding sequence ATGAATATAAATATTATAGGAGTACCTACATTTTATGGTTGTGATAAATTAGGACCTCAATTAGGTCCTGATAAATTAAGAGAAAAAGGAATCATACAAACAATAAAGAAGTATAATCACCAAGTTTATGATCTTGGTAATTTATATGTTGAAAGTGTTGATGAAAGTGAAAAATTTGCTTCTCACTCTGATATGAAGTACTTTAAACCATTATTAGATATAAACACCAATCTTGCACATGCTGTAAATACATCTTTAAAAACTGGATATTTTCCACTTATAGTTGGTGGTGACCACTCTATAGCTCTTGGAAGTATTTCTGGTGTTAGTGAGTATTTCGATAAAAAATTTGCAGTGGTATGGTTTGATGCTCATGGAGATATAAATACATTTGAAACATCCGAATCTAAAAATGTACACGGTATGCCATTGGCTTCTTTAATGGGATATGGTCATAGTGAATTAAAAAACTTATATACTGAAAATATTAAGATATCAGAAGATAACGTTTATCATATAGGTGGTAGAGATATAGATTCTGGAGAAAAAGAGTTTATTCAAAATACAAATATGAATATGTACTATCCTGAAGATCTAACTAATAAAGGGGTAGATTCTGTAATAAGTTGTATTTTATCTAGTTTACATAGTAAAAACATACAAGCAATACATATTAGTTTTGATTTAGATTTTATAGATTCTCAATATGTACCTGGTACTGGAACTAGAGTTGAGAATGGTTTTACCGTTGATGAATCTAAGTATCTTCTTGCTAAACTTTTAGAATCAGGTTTAGTTAAGTCAATGGATTTAGTTGAACTTAATCCAGCATTAGATAAAGATGATATTACCGCTGACATAGCCATCGATATAGTAGACACAGTTTTTAAAAACTTAAAATAG
- a CDS encoding RnfABCDGE type electron transport complex subunit D, translated as MDNKLIVSSSPHVRSNEDTSYIMKQVIIALLPAALAGIYFFRLSAINVMFWCILGAVGFEWICQKISKKESTIGDYSAVVTGLLLAFNVPASLPWWMCLAGSAFAIIIVKMVFGGIGNNFINPALGARAFLLASFPVAMTTWTKTGVNWVSSGNLDAVTTATPLAALKAGADGINVLNNGGVSLFDMFVGNIGGCIGETSAVLLILGGLYLMYKGIINYVIPVFYIATVAILMFILGGFNFEFVMYQMVAGGLMLGAFFMLTDYTTSPMTKKGQIIYAIVAGVITTVIRLYGGYPEGVSYSILFVNVMTPLIDKYTRPRVFGEVAK; from the coding sequence ATGGATAATAAACTAATAGTGTCATCTTCTCCACATGTGAGAAGTAATGAAGATACATCATATATAATGAAACAAGTTATAATAGCTCTTTTACCTGCAGCGTTAGCTGGGATATATTTCTTTAGATTGAGTGCTATTAACGTAATGTTTTGGTGTATATTAGGAGCTGTAGGCTTTGAATGGATATGCCAAAAAATAAGTAAAAAAGAATCTACTATTGGCGACTACTCAGCAGTCGTAACAGGATTATTATTGGCATTCAATGTTCCTGCATCTCTTCCATGGTGGATGTGTTTAGCAGGTTCTGCATTTGCAATAATAATTGTAAAAATGGTATTTGGTGGAATAGGAAATAACTTTATAAACCCTGCGTTAGGGGCAAGAGCATTCTTACTAGCATCATTTCCAGTAGCTATGACTACATGGACAAAAACTGGAGTAAACTGGGTTAGCTCAGGAAATTTAGACGCAGTTACAACAGCAACACCATTAGCTGCATTAAAAGCAGGAGCTGATGGTATAAATGTTTTAAACAATGGTGGAGTAAGCCTTTTTGATATGTTTGTGGGTAATATAGGTGGATGTATAGGTGAAACATCTGCGGTATTACTAATACTAGGGGGATTATACTTAATGTACAAAGGTATAATCAATTATGTAATCCCTGTATTTTATATAGCTACAGTAGCAATATTAATGTTTATATTAGGTGGATTTAATTTTGAGTTTGTAATGTATCAAATGGTAGCTGGAGGACTTATGTTAGGGGCATTCTTTATGCTTACAGACTATACAACTTCTCCTATGACTAAAAAAGGTCAAATTATATACGCAATAGTAGCAGGGGTTATAACTACAGTAATAAGACTTTATGGAGGTTATCCAGAAGGAGTATCTTACTCTATACTATTTGTAAACGTAATGACTCCTCTTATTGATAAATACACTAGACCAAGAGTATTTGGGGAGGTGGCTA
- a CDS encoding lytic transglycosylase domain-containing protein — MNKKRYITIFIIFMLLVLGVISIRQKLVLKLLHPRLYEEYVETYSKEFSIDENLVYSIMKVESKFNKNAISNKKAKGLMQISDITQKWAQDELKLGKVDIFDPETNIKIGCWYLSKLYKEFNDLDLVIAAYNGGSGNVNKWLNDEAYSKDGNKLHKIPFNETKNYLGKVKENYIIYKSLYGEEEANEKN, encoded by the coding sequence GTGAATAAAAAAAGATATATAACTATATTTATAATCTTTATGTTGTTAGTTTTAGGAGTAATATCAATAAGACAAAAATTGGTGTTAAAATTATTACATCCGAGATTATACGAGGAATATGTAGAGACATATTCTAAAGAGTTTTCAATAGATGAAAATTTAGTATATAGTATAATGAAAGTAGAAAGCAAATTTAACAAAAACGCTATATCCAATAAAAAGGCCAAAGGATTGATGCAAATAAGTGATATAACTCAAAAATGGGCACAAGATGAGTTGAAATTAGGAAAAGTTGATATATTTGATCCTGAAACTAATATAAAAATAGGTTGTTGGTATTTGAGTAAGTTATATAAGGAATTTAACGATTTAGATTTAGTTATAGCTGCTTATAATGGAGGATCAGGGAATGTAAATAAATGGTTAAATGATGAAGCTTATAGTAAAGATGGTAATAAATTGCATAAAATACCATTTAATGAAACTAAAAATTACTTAGGCAAAGTTAAAGAGAACTATATTATTTACAAGTCATTGTATGGAGAGGAAGAAGCTAATGAAAAGAATTAA
- a CDS encoding endonuclease/exonuclease/phosphatase family protein — MIKKLWAIIFIIIIVIGSCFLEVNKFTPKKEVKIVSYNIHSGLNKDMFPSLFDIIDFLRIENADIICLQEVNESAKAGFQVSSLKEDLDMYSHFGANVVKLGANYGLATYSKYKIISQNHIYLSSKTEQRGMLHTVVKLGFGRKLNIINLHLGLNDTEREKQLKEVESFVKNLEDPYIVVGDFNDGNMDINEDIFKDAATKVNKDNTLTFSTALDRIDYILVSPDIEVIDYDVLMKNMSDHYPIVSKFKI; from the coding sequence ATGATAAAAAAGCTATGGGCTATAATCTTTATAATTATAATAGTTATTGGAAGTTGCTTTTTAGAAGTGAATAAATTTACACCAAAAAAGGAAGTGAAAATAGTTAGTTATAATATACATAGTGGTTTAAATAAAGATATGTTTCCCAGTTTATTTGATATAATTGATTTTTTAAGAATAGAAAATGCAGATATTATATGTTTACAAGAAGTAAATGAATCAGCAAAAGCAGGATTTCAAGTAAGTAGTTTAAAAGAAGATTTGGATATGTATTCTCATTTTGGAGCAAATGTAGTTAAATTAGGGGCAAATTATGGACTTGCAACATACTCTAAATACAAAATAATAAGCCAAAATCATATATATTTAAGCAGCAAAACGGAGCAAAGGGGAATGCTACACACCGTGGTTAAATTAGGATTTGGAAGAAAATTAAATATCATAAATTTACACTTAGGGCTAAATGATACAGAGAGAGAGAAACAACTAAAAGAAGTAGAATCTTTTGTTAAAAACTTAGAGGATCCATACATAGTTGTGGGAGATTTTAATGATGGCAATATGGATATAAATGAAGACATTTTTAAAGATGCAGCAACAAAAGTGAATAAAGATAACACATTAACATTTTCAACTGCATTAGATAGAATTGACTATATTTTAGTTTCACCAGATATTGAAGTTATAGATTACGATGTATTAATGAAAAACATGTCAGATCATTATCCTATAGTATCAAAGTTTAAAATTTAG